A stretch of Columba livia isolate bColLiv1 breed racing homer unplaced genomic scaffold, bColLiv1.pat.W.v2 Scaffold_102, whole genome shotgun sequence DNA encodes these proteins:
- the LOC135577571 gene encoding circumsporozoite protein-like, with the protein NPNANPNPDPNPNPNTNPNPNPNPNPNPNPNPNPNPNPNSNPNRNPNPNPNPNPNPNPNPNPNPNPNPNPYPNPNPNPNPNPNPNPNPNPNPNPNSNPNPNPNPNPNPNPNPNPNSNPNPNPNPNPNPNPNPNPNPDPDTNPNPNRNRNPDLNPNPNPNPSPNANPNPDPNPNPNPNPNPNPNPNPNPNNVLEMNVTHNNYVDPNNLMFEDIKILGLLQEPAPITVLQNNNV; encoded by the exons aaccctaacgctaaccctaaccctgaccctaaccctaaccctaacactaaccctaaccctaaccctaaccctaaccctaaccctaaccctaaccctaaccctaatcctaatcctaact ctaaccctaaccgtaaccctaaccctaaccctaaccctaaccctaaccctaaccctaaccctaaccctaaccctaaccctaaccctaacccctaccctaaccctaaccctaaccctaaccctaaccctaaccctaaccctaaccctaaccctaatcctaatcctaact ctaaccctaaccctaaccctaaccctaaccctaaccctaaccccaaccctaaccctaactctaaccctaaccctaaccctaaccctaaccctaaccctaaccctaaccctaaccctaaccctgaccctgacactaaccctaaccctaaccgtaaccgtaaccctgaccttaaccccaaccctaacccaaaccctagccctaacgctaaccctaaccctgaccctaaccctaaccctaaccctaatcctaaccctaaccctaaccctaaccctaaccctaac AACGTTCTAGAAATGAACGTCACGCACAACAACTACGTGGATCCCAACAACCTGATGTTCGAAGACATCAAGATTTTGGGCTTGCTCCAGGAACCAGCGCCCATCACCGTGTTGCAGAACAACAATGTGTAG
- the LOC135577538 gene encoding circumsporozoite protein-like, whose translation NPNPNPNPKPNHNPNRNPNPNPNPNPNPNPNSNPNPKPNSDPNPNGNPNPNPNPNTNPNPNPKPNPNANPNANPNPNSNPDPNPNGHNPNPNPKPNPNPNRNSNPNPNPNPNPNPNPNPNPYTNPNPNPNPNPNPNPNPNPNPNPNPNPNPNFNSNPNPNPNSNPNPNPNPNPNPNPNPNPNPNPNSNPNPN comes from the exons aaccctaaccctaaccctaaccctaaacctaaccataaccctaaccgtaaccctaaccctaaccctaaccctaaccccaaccctaaccctaactctaaccctaaccctaaacctaactctgaccctaaccctaacggtaaccctaaccctaaccctaaccctaacactaaccctaaccctaaccctaaacctaaccctaatg ctaatcctaacgctaaccctaaccctaactctaaccctgaccctaaccctaatggccataacccgaaccctaaccctaaacctaaccctaaccctaaccgtaactctaaccctaaccctaaccctaaccctaaccctaaccctaaccctaaccctaacccctacactaaccctaaccctaaccctaaccctaaccctaaccctaaccctaaccctaaccctaaccctaaccctaaccctaatcctaatcctaactttaactctaaccctaaccctaaccc taactctaaccctaaccctaaccctaaccctaaccctaaccctaaccctaaccctaaccccaaccccaaccctaactctaaccctaaccctaac